Within the Vibrio sp. DW001 genome, the region CGTTGCCGTTTGAGTACTTTATTATTACGCGATAGCTTTTCGTCTTGTCGCGAGTTCAGTCTTATAAATCAATGATAAAAAACTCAACAGGTACATTATGAATAATACGGCAGAATCTTATCTCGATGAACTTGGTGCCAGTATGGTATTGACCTCCAAGATGATTGACGAACTTGATCTATATGGGTTTACGGTTATCCATAATGTTATCGATGTAATCTGGTTAGATGAGATGCGTAGAACCTTTGACGCTTTGGTCGAGAGAGAAGGTGACCAACTCGCCATCGAGCATCATCAAGAAGAAACGGTCACCCGAATTGCCAATCTTATTAACAAAGGAACGGTTTGGGATAAGGTCTGGACTCATCCTCTTGTGTTGGCGGCGTGCAAACATATATTTTCGGGTGCGTTCAAAATATCGAGTTTGAACGCGCGTGAAGCTCATGCAGACGGCGGTCATCAACCTCTCCACGCTGATTGGAAAAAGCCAAGGCCAGACTTTCCCAATGTGCATCTTGTTAACTCAATCTGGGCGCTCGATGACTTGAGTAAAGAAAATGGTGCACCTCGCATCATTCCTGGCACGCACCTGCGACCCGATCTTCCGGATGAGGTGCTTGAAGATGTGAATGGTGCACATCCTGACGAAGTGATTCTTGAATGCCCTGCGGGAAGTGTAATGATATTTAATGCACACACATGGCATGGCGGAACGACGAACGTGCTAGGGACTCGTAGGAGGGTATTGCATGGACTTTATATTGATAGAAAAGATGTCGCACAACAGGACCAAAAGAAATGGTTAACGCCCGTGACATCAAATCGCTTAACGACGGCCCAAAAGTGGCTACTAGAAGTATAGCGGTGTCTTAGTATGTCCATCGATACAGGCCATAGATGCAAGAGTGCTTACTCTCTGTGCATCTTTTGTCGGTTTTCATATCGGCATAAACTTTGTTGTTTTTTATGTTCCCAGACGCAGTGAAATCTATACAATTCCTGTAAACTAAAATCCGTCCTTTTGAGTGGTTTATCCATAAGTTTAAAATGAATTCAGACCTTATACTTCCAACACAGTTTCTAGACAAGTTACTGTCAAATTATTCAAATTCACCTACGGAGATTGGCAAAGTGTTTTTTGCCAGTAACCTGCCCGAACCACCAGAATTGGCCTATCAGGTACATTTTCAGCGCTTGGAAATGGTGATTAAAGGCTCGATTGTAATGGGAATGGGGAATGACACTGGCTTAGAAACGAAACATACATTGGTGGGTGGGGATGTTTTGTATATTCCTTGCGATTGTTGGAATAAACCTCATTGGCTTGAACCCGTGACGATGTTGAATGTGTTGGTAGGTAAGCAAAACTTTGGAATAAGTGTGTTGCGGTGGGATGGTGAAAGTTTTCATACCGTGTTTAAGGACAACGTTCAGCGACGAGGACCAAGGACCGGTACTTTTATATTGCAGTCACTGGAAGAGTTGCGTCGACACAAGGAAGATAAGCATACGACAAAATTATTGGTTGCGTCATTACTTAGCCATATCAACGATCTTAAGGTTAATCCTCCTGAAACCCTCTCACGAAGTAAGGCACTATTTGAGGCGGTACGAGATTATGTTGAACAGAAATACCAAGAACCGCTCACTCGTGATTCTGTAGCGGAACAGTTCTATATTTCCCCTAATTACCTTTCTCAGCTTTTTCAAAAAGAAGGGAAAATCAAGTTCAATGAACATCTCAACTATATTCGTTTGGAAAGGGCAAAGTTTCTTCTGAAAGAGTACGATATGAAAGTAAAAGAGGTGGCACATCGTTGTGGGTTTACGGACAGCAATTATTTCTGTCGAGTATTTCGAAATCAAACGGCTCGCTCACCGTCTGATTATAGGACTCAATATCGTAGCCACAGCTAACGCTCTATTTACAGTTGAAACGCTGTTCACTACTAAAGTGTAATAACGGTATCTGGTGGTGAGTTATACGCCTTATTTAACAGGCTAAAAACGCGATCTGGGCTACGTAGAAACGTTGATATATTGCTACGGATCTGGCGAGTATGCTTGAAGCGGTCGTCCCCCTCTATATTAATATCTGCAATAATCAATGCAACGTCTGCTTCATGAATAGCGTTTACAGAAAGAAGGTTCTCTGTACCCAATGCCCCTTGTGTTTCTACCACTATTTTGATGCCGTTTTTCTGGCAGTATTTTTCTATTAACTCTGCCGCCATGTAGGTGTGGGCGACACCACTGATGCAAGCTGTAACCGCAACTATATTCATTTTCATCCGTAAAAAAATAGAGATATACCTCCCAGTATACCTCTATTCTTAATGTTCTGATTTATTTAGTAAGATTTTGTCTGTGCTATTGTGGATTAAAGCACATCCAGTACTGTCTGGCCTTCACCGTATACTGACTCCCAGTCTGCAGTGAACCCGGCAACGCCAGAATCTGTCAATGGATGATTGAGAAGCAGGTCAAATACATCCGGTGCGATGGTTGCTGATTGCCCGCCAACTTTCGCGACACCATGTACCTGTTGAACGTTTTTAAATGAAGCCGCCAATACTTTCGCGCTTAAATTATGGGTTTTAAGCAGCTGCGCTATTTCCGCCACTACTTGAATACCGTCCGTGCAAATGTTGTCTAATCGGTTGACGTAAGGGGCTAAAAACTCTGCCCCTGCAACGGCGGCCATCAACGCTTGTTGAGGCGTTAAAATAGCGGTGGCGGTAACCGGAATCGCTTTTTCTGCCATCAGTTTTATTGCTTTGATACCCTGAGGTGTCACGGGAACCTTGATATACAAATCTGAATCAAATGCTCGTAGTGCTTCGGCTTCTTGTAACATTACTTCTGCCGTTTTTCCCATTACCTGCACGTGCAGTAATCGATCTGAACCTATTATTTCTCGGATGTTAAGGATAATCTCTTTCAACGGCTTATTTTCTTTGGAAATAATCGTTGGGTTTGTTGTTACTCCCGCAAGAGGGTAGAGATCAACCGCGCGTTTGATGTCATCAAGGTTGGCTGTATCTAAAAAGTAAATCATGTTGATATCTCCATTTGAATTGTATAGATCTTATTTTTTGAAACCGAATTCTTTTAAGCATTGAGTAATCGCGGCTTTACTCTCGGTGAAGACGATGCCTTGGGCTGCCAATTTGGATGTATCTAAACGCACATCGCGTGTTTTTGGTGCATCTGCGGCTTCCAATAACTCATTGAGTCGAGGCGATTGTCCCATATCCGTTAGTATGTGTTTGGCAATGTCATAACGACTGTTTGGGTTGTGCGCACCGGTATGATAAGTGCCATATGGAATGTCAAATATCATCTCAAACTGTTCGATTAGCTCGTGGATATAGGTAAGCCCGCGGAACTCATTGCGACGTTCAGCCATTTTTTCCCCATTGATTAGGGCTTGAAGCGTGTTCCATAATACATTCGGGTTGATGGTAGTGTTTCGTTCCGGTAATCCAAACATCCACGTGAAGCGAAGAATCCACATCGTATCTAAGATTTTTTTGAGTTCCGCTTCCGCTTCAAGTTTGTTCTGACCGTAAACTGTGTCTGGATTTGGTGTGTCGGTTTCGCTGTACGGTCCAGATTCTTGGTTGCCATTAAATACCTGCTCAGTACTTATAAACACCAGTTTGGCACCCGTTTCTTTACAGGCTTTTGCGACATTAATTGCACCTTGAACATTTACTTGATACGCCACATCTGGGTGTTTGTTACAGAAATCTGTTACAGCAATGGCGGCCGCATGGATAACATAATCCGGCTTTTCATCTGCAAAAATCTTGTTCACCTGTGTCGCGTTGGTAATATCAAGTCGCTCAACATCTGTCGCGATAATACTGAACTTATGCTGATATTTATTTATGAACCGGGTGCCAAAGAAGCCGTTTGCACCTGTGATAAGAATTCTTTTTTTCATTATTAACCTCCAATGGTAACGTTGTAACCATGAGCCTCTACGTGTCTGCGTATAGAAGCGATTTCGTCTGTGGTAGGAACCGCCACCTTTTCAAGAGCGTATTCCATATGTAGGGTTTGGTATTTACTCGCGCCATATTGATGGAACGGCAATAGATGGATCTCATTTAGTCCAAATGGTTGGATAAAGCTAAGCACCTTATCCACATTGATAATATTGAGTGTGTATCCTGGGATAAGCGGTAAGCGTGGGATAACCTTTACTCCACTTTGTACCAATTGAGTGAACCCCTGTAATACCTTTTCGAGATGAATGCCAGTCACCTGTTTCGCGAGTTTCTGATCCATAATTTTGAAATCAAACAGCACCTCATCACACAGTTTACCTATCTTCAGTAATTGAGCATTACTGCCCTGACCTGAGGTCTCTATTGCGGTGTGGTAACCCAATTCACGCAGTCTCCCAAGCAGCTGAATAACAAAAGGAGCCTGAGAAAGTATTTCCCCACCAGATAGGGTAATGCCTCCACCAGAAGAGCGGTAGAACACTTCGTCTTTGGCTATCTCTTTCAGTAACTCGTTCAAGTTCATGTCATGCCCAACCAATTCAACTGCGCCACTAGGACATTCATCTACATCCATAGAGCAAGTATCACAGTGAATACATTTTGCTTCACGGCGAATCTTCTGTGGCTGATGAGAGCGTGATTCTGGATTGGCGCACCATGGACAGTGAAGAGGGCAGCCTTTAAAGAACACGACTGTGCGGATACCTTCGCCATCGTTTAGTGAATAACGTTGAATGTTGAAGATATGCCCAACAGGTAATGCGTTTTCTACCGGCTGCTCAACCTTGATGCTTGAATTACAACTCATGAGACGTTCTTTGAATAATGTCGTCTTGGATCTCTTTCGACAACTCAACGAAGAAGGCGCTATAACCCGCGACACGTACGACCAATCCTGCATAATCTTCTGGTGTTTCTTGTGCTTTACGCAATGTTTCTGCATTGAGCACGTTAAACTGAATGTGTTGCAGCTTTAGTTTCATAAAGGCACGCAAAAAATCACCCAACTTGGACAAGCCGTTTACGCCATCTAGGGTAGACGGCGTAAATTTAACATTCAGTAAGCTGCCATTAGAGAGCAAGTAGTTATCGAGTTTTGACACCGATTTAAGCACGGCGGTTGGCCCTTGATGGTCTTTACCTAGCATGGGTGAAAGGCCACCATCGGCTAACTGTTCGCCAGAAAGTCGCCCATCTGGCGTCGCACCTACCACTGCACCTAAAGGAACATGCGCGGACACAGTATACGAACCCGGTGTAAATTGGCCGCCACGTGGATTGGAGTATTGTTCTACTTCCTTACAGAAAACCCGCAATAATTCAGCACCGATAACATCGACTTTATCGATATCGTTGCCGTATTTTTCATATTTGTTCGTTAGGCGAGCACGAATCATTTTACCGTTTTCTACGTCGAAATTGTTATCGAGGACCGTAATAAAATCAGAAAAAGACAAACGTTTTTCTTCAAACACGAAGCGTTTAAGTGCGTGCAGGGAATCGGATAAATTTGCGATGCCAATACCTTGAACGCCGGAAAAGTTATAGCGACCTCCGCCATAAGTAACGTCTTTACCCGACTTAACGCAATCGCTGATAAATGAGGATAACAATGGGACGGGGGCCCAATCTCTATGGCCGATATCACAGATGTTCGAACCTTCTACCATCAGTTTAATATAGTGACGCATGTCGTTACGAATTTGATCAACGACGCCGTCATAGCTCACATTCTTATCGAATTGGTTACGTTTTAGGACGAGCTCCATCACTTTAAGTAGGTTGAACATCGCGATATCGTGTAGCCCGTAGGTTTTACCCGGTATAGACAGTTCTACACAACCCACAACAGAATAGTCACGAGCATCTTCGAGAGACACTCCTCGGTTTAGAAAAGCAGGAATAACCACTTCATCGTTAAATATCTGCGGAATACCAGTACCTAGACGAATGGTCTCTGCTGTTTTGTGCATAAACTCCCGGCCCATCAATTCATTCACGCGAACGCCAAGATTAGGTTGTGGTAGCTGTACGCTTTGATAGGCATCTAAACAGAGTGTGGAAAGCTCGTTAACAGCGCTTCGTCCTGTTTCGGTTAATCCTCCCAACAGTATTGTGTAACCCGTCGGAAAACCGGCAAAAAACTTTGCACTGCTAGAAGAGCGAAGTAGCACAATGTCATTGGTCTTTATCCAGAGGCTTTCCAGGTACTCTTTCAAGTATGCTGGGTCTTCACCTTGCTCAATGGATTGACGATAAAAGGGCAGCATATATTGATCAAAACGGCCTAACGAAAGTGAACTTGCGTTTGACTCATACTGCAGAATAATATTCATGTACCAAAATAACTGGCACGCTTCGGGAAAGGTTTCAGGTTTACCCGTCGCTATTTTACCTGATATAGCCGCAATCGAGTGTAGCTCTTTCTTCCTTACTGAGTCATGGCAGGTTTTCGTCATCTCTAGTGCTATTTTTCCGTATCGACGAATATGGCGGATTGACGCCTGAAGAAGGATGACCACAGACTGATAAAAAGGGTTCTCAGGTTGAGCTGCGTCGATAGATTCAAGTTCATCAAGGAGTTTGCCAAGACCATTATTCAATAAACGTTCATAGTCGATGATGATATGGCCCTGACCTTTATCCGTTTGATTGATGCTAAATATTTTTTTCCCTACCGCATCTTTGATCTTTTCTGGTATTTGGCTGTTGATAAAGTCCTTCATGGAGCGTTCTGACCAATAGGGGAGAAGTTCCTCTTTATAAATGGTTTTATCGTGGTCACTGATATAGAACTTATCTTGTGGACGGCTCTCGAAAATATCTAACTCTTTCTCAATCCAATACGGGTCCATCTCTGGTGAAACGATACCCGATCGAGGTTTGATAGTACGGTTACCTGCGACGAGTTCATTATCTCGAATGGAAATGGTGACATTGTCCAAGATATGAGCGGTTGCTTTGGCGCGCCGAAGTAGCGTATGTTCGCCTTCTGTAAGCTTATGACTTTCTGTATACAGCAGAGCACGTTCTAGCGAGATCTCTCTCTGTGCTGTAAAAAGTGTCGATTTGAGGTTTTCGATTCTGACAGTGCTCATGGCAAGCTCCGTAATGGCTAATTAAGGTCGATTTATTGGGCGAGACTTGCATTTTCTCGGCCTTGATTTTCTTATGTTTGCTTGCCTTTGCGGGTAGAAAAGACAAGCAAAGGCTTGCTATGCTGTTGTTAAATGGGCCTCGATTTTATCGATAACCGTTCCAGCTCGTTTAACGGCATCGCTGACTCCAATACGTACCACTAACTTGCCTTCAAATCGCTCCTGATTTTTGATATCGATATCTTTAGTTAAAATCACAACATCTGCCTGCGCGACTTGTTCGGCTGTGAGGGCATTTTCAATGCCAATAGACCCTTGCGTTTCTACATGACAGGTCCAGCCCTTTGCTTTTGCCGCTGATTCGATGGCTTCTGCTGCCATGTAAGTGTGTGCAACGCCAGATGGGCATGCGGTTACTGCTACTAAGTGAGTCATAATAATATCCTGTGATGTAAGACTTTTTACCCAAATAAAGGGTAGTAGAGTAAAAAGTGCATCGTTGTATTTCGAATCGTGAGCGGGTTATCAATCGTAAGGGCTGATAACCCGCTTAATGAATGTGTCCGGTTATCCAATGCTGATATCAAGGTTGATATCGTCAGAGGCATTTTCTTTCGGTGCGCCTATCTTGCGTCGAGCTTTTAAGAAGTTGACTAAAAGCGCGGTAATCAGTGAGCCGACGGCCAAAGCAATGATGAAACCAAAGCGCCCTTCAACGACTGGTAAGACAATTAATCCCCCCCATGCTGCAAAGCATCTCACGCCAAGTAAAGCCGCCGTTACGGCGCCACAAGCGGTACCAAT harbors:
- a CDS encoding PTS fructose-like transporter subunit IIB, producing MTHLVAVTACPSGVAHTYMAAEAIESAAKAKGWTCHVETQGSIGIENALTAEQVAQADVVILTKDIDIKNQERFEGKLVVRIGVSDAVKRAGTVIDKIEAHLTTA
- a CDS encoding [formate-C-acetyltransferase]-activating enzyme; translation: MSCNSSIKVEQPVENALPVGHIFNIQRYSLNDGEGIRTVVFFKGCPLHCPWCANPESRSHQPQKIRREAKCIHCDTCSMDVDECPSGAVELVGHDMNLNELLKEIAKDEVFYRSSGGGITLSGGEILSQAPFVIQLLGRLRELGYHTAIETSGQGSNAQLLKIGKLCDEVLFDFKIMDQKLAKQVTGIHLEKVLQGFTQLVQSGVKVIPRLPLIPGYTLNIINVDKVLSFIQPFGLNEIHLLPFHQYGASKYQTLHMEYALEKVAVPTTDEIASIRRHVEAHGYNVTIGG
- a CDS encoding AraC family transcriptional regulator, encoding MNSDLILPTQFLDKLLSNYSNSPTEIGKVFFASNLPEPPELAYQVHFQRLEMVIKGSIVMGMGNDTGLETKHTLVGGDVLYIPCDCWNKPHWLEPVTMLNVLVGKQNFGISVLRWDGESFHTVFKDNVQRRGPRTGTFILQSLEELRRHKEDKHTTKLLVASLLSHINDLKVNPPETLSRSKALFEAVRDYVEQKYQEPLTRDSVAEQFYISPNYLSQLFQKEGKIKFNEHLNYIRLERAKFLLKEYDMKVKEVAHRCGFTDSNYFCRVFRNQTARSPSDYRTQYRSHS
- a CDS encoding phytanoyl-CoA dioxygenase family protein, which encodes MNNTAESYLDELGASMVLTSKMIDELDLYGFTVIHNVIDVIWLDEMRRTFDALVEREGDQLAIEHHQEETVTRIANLINKGTVWDKVWTHPLVLAACKHIFSGAFKISSLNAREAHADGGHQPLHADWKKPRPDFPNVHLVNSIWALDDLSKENGAPRIIPGTHLRPDLPDEVLEDVNGAHPDEVILECPAGSVMIFNAHTWHGGTTNVLGTRRRVLHGLYIDRKDVAQQDQKKWLTPVTSNRLTTAQKWLLEV
- a CDS encoding fructose-6-phosphate aldolase — encoded protein: MIYFLDTANLDDIKRAVDLYPLAGVTTNPTIISKENKPLKEIILNIREIIGSDRLLHVQVMGKTAEVMLQEAEALRAFDSDLYIKVPVTPQGIKAIKLMAEKAIPVTATAILTPQQALMAAVAGAEFLAPYVNRLDNICTDGIQVVAEIAQLLKTHNLSAKVLAASFKNVQQVHGVAKVGGQSATIAPDVFDLLLNHPLTDSGVAGFTADWESVYGEGQTVLDVL
- a CDS encoding fructose PTS transporter subunit IIB encodes the protein MNIVAVTACISGVAHTYMAAELIEKYCQKNGIKIVVETQGALGTENLLSVNAIHEADVALIIADINIEGDDRFKHTRQIRSNISTFLRSPDRVFSLLNKAYNSPPDTVITL
- a CDS encoding formate C-acetyltransferase yields the protein MSTVRIENLKSTLFTAQREISLERALLYTESHKLTEGEHTLLRRAKATAHILDNVTISIRDNELVAGNRTIKPRSGIVSPEMDPYWIEKELDIFESRPQDKFYISDHDKTIYKEELLPYWSERSMKDFINSQIPEKIKDAVGKKIFSINQTDKGQGHIIIDYERLLNNGLGKLLDELESIDAAQPENPFYQSVVILLQASIRHIRRYGKIALEMTKTCHDSVRKKELHSIAAISGKIATGKPETFPEACQLFWYMNIILQYESNASSLSLGRFDQYMLPFYRQSIEQGEDPAYLKEYLESLWIKTNDIVLLRSSSSAKFFAGFPTGYTILLGGLTETGRSAVNELSTLCLDAYQSVQLPQPNLGVRVNELMGREFMHKTAETIRLGTGIPQIFNDEVVIPAFLNRGVSLEDARDYSVVGCVELSIPGKTYGLHDIAMFNLLKVMELVLKRNQFDKNVSYDGVVDQIRNDMRHYIKLMVEGSNICDIGHRDWAPVPLLSSFISDCVKSGKDVTYGGGRYNFSGVQGIGIANLSDSLHALKRFVFEEKRLSFSDFITVLDNNFDVENGKMIRARLTNKYEKYGNDIDKVDVIGAELLRVFCKEVEQYSNPRGGQFTPGSYTVSAHVPLGAVVGATPDGRLSGEQLADGGLSPMLGKDHQGPTAVLKSVSKLDNYLLSNGSLLNVKFTPSTLDGVNGLSKLGDFLRAFMKLKLQHIQFNVLNAETLRKAQETPEDYAGLVVRVAGYSAFFVELSKEIQDDIIQRTSHEL
- a CDS encoding NAD(P)-dependent oxidoreductase, with the translated sequence MKKRILITGANGFFGTRFINKYQHKFSIIATDVERLDITNATQVNKIFADEKPDYVIHAAAIAVTDFCNKHPDVAYQVNVQGAINVAKACKETGAKLVFISTEQVFNGNQESGPYSETDTPNPDTVYGQNKLEAEAELKKILDTMWILRFTWMFGLPERNTTINPNVLWNTLQALINGEKMAERRNEFRGLTYIHELIEQFEMIFDIPYGTYHTGAHNPNSRYDIAKHILTDMGQSPRLNELLEAADAPKTRDVRLDTSKLAAQGIVFTESKAAITQCLKEFGFKK